One window from the genome of Kluyveromyces marxianus DMKU3-1042 DNA, complete genome, chromosome 3 encodes:
- the FYV4 gene encoding mitochondrial 37S ribosomal protein mS41, translating into MFSRRLLSTSVFLQASKTSLRKTVKPTEDIPDVSAFLSKIGRKCDEFAETYENKWENLFAWDGKVLKEKGIPVQQRRYILSQVEKLRKGEAIKEIKKGKKSFFGGERKRKETIAKWRAEQRNAAA; encoded by the coding sequence atgttTTCTCGCAGACTATTAAGTACAAGCGTGTTTTTGCAAGcttccaaaacttctttgagaaagaCGGTGAAGCCTACCGAAGATATTCCAGATGTATCAGCATTTTTGAGTAAgattggaagaaaatgtGATGAGTTTGCGGAAACATATGAAAACAAGTGGGAAAACCTTTTTGCCTGGGATGGGAAAgttttgaaggaaaagggCATTCCAGTACAACAGAGAAGATACATACTAAGCCAAGTTGAAAAGCTAAGAAAGGGTGAAGCTATTAAGGAGATaaagaagggaaagaaGTCATTCTTTGGTggtgaaagaaagagaaaggaaaCTATCGCAAAGTGGAGAGCAGAGCAAAGAAATGCTGCAGCCTAG
- the PFU1 gene encoding Pfu1p → MANKRRPKKTKPPYRKYVGGVGFTHTQGFGDGQINNDTCVDEKFKQLTLEENQLCNKHTLQQFTLQTITIDPKEYSGMKLPLEVFSIIISMMEVQDIKTNVLLVCRAWYLMCIPRLYHTPVLTSRNFSRFVDTVLGDRKRKTCEHVLHLDLSPIIQSGKNSYVSKILRRCSKNLVSFTAPQTSFGIAPLISLKSCHHLKYLDLGLVSETVNLKELFLAIKNFHELTHLSFPRSSIECEGYQEFEWPPNLQYLKLSGGISNEFVQETVFPNTIKILEFSFCPQINEHSIYTVLAKIGDNLTQLYFHYPMPALKDNSLDYVFRYCSNLKVLQLMIDYCTKWVFSEHFFTQLPYPRPLKTLILECSGHLGQTFKIHPDDLTIAIYEGRLPCLKTVRISSRLGWDSHNDDVSDLVSCFEDKNSGSIYITY, encoded by the coding sequence ATGGCTAATAAGAGAAGGCCTaagaaaaccaaaccaCCATATCGGAAGTATGTTGGTGGGGTAGGTTTTACTCATACACAAGGTTTTGGCGATGGACAAATAAATAATGATACATGCGTTGACGAGAAGTTCAAGCAGTTgactttggaagaaaaccAACTTTGTAACAAACATACACTACAACAGTTTACGCTCCAAACTATTACGATAGACCCTAAAGAATATAGTGGTATGAAACTCCCGTTGGAAGTGTTCAGCATTATTATTTCAATGATGGAAGTCCAAGATATTAAAACTAATGTTCTGTTAGTTTGTAGAGCTTGGTATCTTATGTGCATTCCTAGATTGTATCATACGCCAGTATTGACTAGTCGCAATTTTTCAAGGTTTGTTGATACCGTTTTAGGAGACAGGAAGAGGAAAACATGTGAGCACGTATTACATTTGGATTTATCACCAATTATACAAAGTGGTAAAAATAGCTACgtttcaaagattcttcGACGCTGCTCTAAAAATTTGGTCTCATTTACAGCGCCACAAACTAGTTTTGGAATAGCACCTTTGATCAGTCTAAAATCCTGTCACCATTTAAAATACCTTGACCTAGGGCTTGTTTCTGAGACGGTcaatttgaaagaattatTCCTTGCTATAAAGAATTTCCATGAATTAACGCATCTTTCATTCCCTAGGAGCTCTATTGAATGTGAGGGATATCAAGAATTTGAGTGGCCGCCAAACTTACAATATTTGAAGCTTAGTGGGGGAATTAGTAACgaatttgttcaagaaactGTTTTCCCGAACACTATAAAGATATTAGAGTTCTCATTCTGCCCACAAATCAACGAACACTCGATATATACAGTATTGGCAAAGATAGGTGATAACTTAACGCAGTTATATTTCCATTATCCAATGCCAGCACTAAAAGATAATTCATTGGACTACGTATTCCGGTACTGTTCTAACTTAAAAGTTTTACAATTAATGATAGATTACTGCACAAAATGGGTCTTTAGTGAACATTTTTTCACGCAGTTACCATACCCAAGACCACTAAAAACATTAATTCTTGAGTGTAGTGGTCACCTGGGTCAAACTTTCAAAATCCATCCTGATGATCTCACAATTGCTATATACGAAGGCAGACTTCCCTGTCTTAAAACTGTGCGAATATCATCCCGCTTGGGATGGGACTCTCATAATGATGATGTAAGTGATTTGGTGTCATGTTTTGAGGATAAGAATAGTggtagtatatatataacgTATTGA
- the BEM4 gene encoding Bem4p, protein MEYEEILFGLQPLINAPDASSISIEDVFLQSYLTVLDQLAVHLRAPSNRNLIRETGLLTQLLRVLYSLLDHAFHQSHSTQQYLQLSSEFIRCVANALIDNDKNRELFWDGDYNKKNEFIDYYAGRIFGLTDDTENTISLQSRTVVLISNLTMDDKMQYKRIAPKIQPSLMKLMISMRSIFLEEEYNMLVGISFDLLSETIEQYTDFLPLNFLVGLSHMMFNVCQNIINEDNTDKPENNDDEVTEEELFLPNLAQNIAHCIFIGTCSEKYNFSDEKATSSIQHNLLKSLNTLNQKNFENQLITNREILSSIGNISSNLSYTNEKDILTAIDIVKSQNEDEKSPYAIASALIILSNYISNPEKADEIRGLLDCTLIINSSNVFKDPIQFQGFLTLLRKLLKTDIIMFTPKPELERLAGILVLCYDQSKYYQGLKPLLEKLLEKLLAISTSKTISDMIKSSRRFYEVISDGGIIASCQTIDKLSKVQKSIEPLQLDETFSKILNYYKEAKAEDMLKDPLSLFHILRSVGIYLTELNIQKQDVIFENFSDQIMKLLEVSLSVKSSEDSASKAVWNNARYLAGIVIASKSNTIQDTLKDLARRYF, encoded by the coding sequence ATGGAGTATGAAGAGATACTCTTTGGCTTACAACCTTTGATAAATGCTCCAGATGCATCTAGTATATCTATTGAAGATGTGTTTTTACAAAGCTATCTTACCGTACTAGATCAACTTGCTGTACATCTTCGAGCCCCATCAAATAGAAATTTGATCCGGGAAACTGGACTTTTGACACAGCTTTTGAGAGTCCTATACTCGCTTTTAGACCATGCTTTTCATCAATCTCATTCCACTCAGCAATATCTTCAGTTGTCCTCAGAGTTCATACGATGTGTGGCAAATGCTTTGATTGACAACGATAAGAACCGTGAATTATTTTGGGATGGGGATTATaacaaaaagaatgaatTTATAGACTACTATGCTGGTAGGATATTTGGGCTTACCGACGATACTGAAAATACCATTTCATTACAATCTAGAACAGTCGTTTTAATTTCCAACTTGACTATGGATGACAAAATGCAGTATAAAAGAATTGCTCCTAAAATTCAACCGTCATTAATGAAGCTAATGATATCAATGAGGagcatttttttggaaGAGGAATATAATATGCTTGTTGGAATTTCTTTTGACCTTTTGTCTGAAACTATTGAGCAATATACGGACTTTTTGCCATTGAATTTTCTTGTTGGTCTCTCTCATATGATGTTTAATGTTTGCCAAAATATAATTAATGAAGATAATACAGATAAACCtgaaaataatgatgatgaggtgacagaagaagagttatTTTTACCGAACTTGGCTCAGAATATAGCACATTGTATTTTCATTGGCACTTGCTCAGAAAAATACAACTTTTCAGACGAAAAAGCTACCTCTTCCATTCAGCATAATCTTCTCAAATCATTGAATACACTTAATCAGAAGAATTTTGAGAATCAATTGATCACAAATAGAGagattctttcttctattgGAAATATATCAAGCAACCTATCATATACTAACGAGAAAGATATCCTAACTGCTATTGATATTGTGAAAAGTCAAAACGAGGACGAAAAATCACCATATGCTATTGCATCTGCACTTATAATTTTGTCAAACTATATATCGAATCCTGAAAAGGCAGATGAAATCAGGGGACTACTAGATTGCACTCTTATCATTAACTCttcaaatgtttttaaGGATCCTATCCAGTTCCAAGGTTTCCTTACGTTACTCAGGAAATTACTCAAGACTGATATTATAATGTTCACACCAAAACCCGAGCTAGAAAGATTAGCTGgaattcttgttctttgttatGATCAGTCGAAATACTATCAAGGTTTGAAACCTTTATTGGAAAAACTACTCGAAAAGCTACTTGCAATCAGcacttcaaaaacaatttctGACATGATCAAATCCTCAAGAAGATTTTATGAAGTAATCTCTGATGGAGGCATCATAGCTTCATGTCAGACTATAGACAAACTCTCCAAAGTACAAAAATCGATAGAACCACTACAATTAGATGAAACATTTTCGAAGATTTTGAATTATTataaagaagcaaaagcAGAAGATATGTTGAAAGATCCCTTATCTCTTTTCCATATTTTGAGATCAGTGGGTATCTATCTTACAGAACtgaatattcaaaaacaagacGTGATATTTGAAAACTTCTCAGATCAAATTATGAAATTACTTGAAGTATCTCTTTCCGTTAAGTCATCTGAGGATTCGGCTTCTAAAGCAGTGTGGAATAATGCAAGATACCTTGCTGGAATTGTGATTGCTTCCAAGTCAAATACTATCCAGGATACATTAAAGGACCTTGCAAGAAGATATTTCTAA